The DNA region CGCGTTCGCCTCGTCGCCGAGCGCGAACTGCGCCGCGGTGAGCGTGGCGTCGGCGCGCGAGGCGCTCGAGCCGACGAGGTCGGGGACCGTCGCGCGGCGCACGCCGAGGCTGACGACGAGCCGCACCGGCCGGCCGGGGCGCGTTTCGCTTCCCGCCGCCGGCGTCTGCTGGAGCACCCGCCCTTCCGGCGCGGAGGCGTCGAAGCGGCGGCCGGCGACTTCCGGGTTGAGCCCCGCGGCGCGCAGCGTCCGCTCCGCGGCCGCGGCGTCGAGACCGACGACCGACGGGGCGCGGACGACGGGGCTGTGGCCCGCGGCGAAGCGCAAGGCGAGCCAGATCCCGCCGACGAACGTCAGCCCCAGCGTGGCCGCCAAAAGGGCCCCGCGCAGCACCGACGCCCAGCGCTCCGTCCTGGACTTCATCCTCGTCCGTCCCCTCCCGAACCAACGCCGAACGCCCCGCTCTGGTTCCCCCGATTCCGTCTCGGGCGCCCGTTTCGCGGTCCGAAAGCGCCCGCCAGTCTATCAGCCGCCGGCCCCGCCAACGAACCGCCCGACGGCGGCGGCCGAGTTCCGGGTCACGGCGCGGTCTGTGCGGCGTCGAAGCCCGGTTCCACGAACCGCCCGGCGGCGGCGGCCGAGTTCTAGGGGCGCCGGACGAGCCGCGCGGCGACGAACCCTTCGGTGTCTTCCTCGTCCGGCCGGGTCCGCAGCAGCGGCGGGTCGCCGACGACGAGGCCGTCCCCGGCCGCGCCGAGCAGGCCGCGCGGATCCTCGGCCGCGAACTCGGGGTGCGCCGCGAGGAAGGCCCGCACGCGCTCTTCCCCCTCTTCCGGCTCGAGACTGCAGACGGCGTAGACCAGCGCGCCCCCCGGACCGACGAGCGCCGCGGTCCGCTCGAGCATCGCCGCCTGCCGCGCCGCGCACTCGGCGACGTCCGCCTCGACCAGCCGGTCCCGTTTCTCGGGACGCCGGCGCAGCGTCCCGGTGCCGGTGCAGGGGGCGTCGAGCAGCGCGAGGCCGAAGGCGCCGTCGCGCAGCGGCGGGCGGAGCGCGTCGGCCCGCACGGCCGCCGTCCGCGCGCCGGGACGGGCGGTCCGGCGCAGCGCGGCGCCCAAGAGCCGCGCCCGCGTGCCGTGCAGTTCGAGCGCGGCGAGGCCGCCGCGCGCCAGCGGCGCCAGGAGCGCGGCCTTGCCCCCCGGCGCGGCCGCGACGTCGGCCACGGGGCGTTCGTCGGCCGGCGCGGCGAGGAGCGCCACCAGCCCCGCCCCCTCGTCGAGCAGCACGAACGAGCCGGCGGCGAAGTCCTCGGTCTCCTGCGGCGCGCCGCCCAAGACGGCGAGCCCGCGCGGATGCCGCGCCGCCGGCGCCGTCGCCACCCCCGCCGCCGCCAGCCGCTCGGCCAGCGCCGCGCGGTCGTCGAGCGCGACGAGGAACGGCCGCGGGGGCCGCAGCGTCGCCTCGACGAGCCGCCGCGCGCGGTCCTCGCCGTAGGTCCGCCGCCAGCGTTCGAGGAGCCACGCCGGCACGGTGGCCAGCGGATCGAGCGGCGGGCGGGCCGCGGCGATCCGCCGCAGCACGGCGTTGACGAGCGGGGCCGCCTCCGGCGACTCCCCCATCTTCAGCGCCTCGACCGTCTCCGAGACGGCGGCCGCGGCCGGCACGCCGAGCAGCAGCGCCTGCGCCGCGCCGAGCCGCAGCGCGGCGCGCGCCTCCGGCTGCACGTGCTCCAGGCCGCGCCGCACCAGCGGCGCGAGGACCGCGTCGAGCGCGCCCCGCCAGCGCAGCGCGGCCATCGCCATCGCCTGCACGAAGCCGCGGTCGCGCGGGTCGTCGAAGAGCCGCCCCCGCGCCTGCACGAGGCGGTCGGAGAATCCTCCGCGATCGACTTCAAGCAGAACGTCGAGCGCCGCGCGGCGCGTCGCCGCCGCGTCTTCCGAACGAGGCATCAGGGTTCTCCGCCGCGCGCCGCGGGGCCGCGCGGTCCATAACGTGCCGCTTCAAGATCCGCCCGGCGCGGAACGTCCGACGCCGTGCGGCGCGACGATGCGGCCGCCGCGCCGCCGCGATGAACGATCCGCGCCATGCGGCGCCCCGCGAGGCCGCGCATCGCGCGCGGCGCCGCGGCCGCGGCGGGGCGGCGCGGCGTCACGGCTCGCCGTCGCCGAGCGTCTCGCCCAGCGCGAGGCGCCGGCCGGCGAGCGCGGCGGCGGCCGACATCGGCTTGCTCCCCGCCGGCTGCACGGCGTGGATCCGCAACAGCCGCCCGTCGCCGGCGACCGCGTCCGCGGCCTCGCCGGCGCGCCGCAGCACGAGCCCCGGCGCCGCGCCGTCCGGCGCCGCCTCGGCGAGCGCCTCGACGTCGAGCAGCCGCAGCGTGCCCTTCGGCCCGCGGCAGACGACCGGCGGCCACGGGTCGAAGGCCCGCGTCCGCCGCTCGATCTCGACCGCGCTCCACTCCCAGCGCAGGAGGCCGTCCGCCTTGGCCAGCGGCGGGGCGAGCGTCGCCAGCGCGCCGTCCTGCGGCGTCGGCCGCGCGGTCCCGTCGGCCAGCGCGTCCAGCGTCTCGACGAGCAGCTCTGCGCCGACGAGCGCGAGCCGCGCGCCGAGCGCGGCCGCCTTCTCGCGCGGCGCGATCGCCGCCGCGCGCCGCAGCA from bacterium includes:
- a CDS encoding PASTA domain-containing protein, with the protein product MKSRTERWASVLRGALLAATLGLTFVGGIWLALRFAAGHSPVVRAPSVVGLDAAAAERTLRAAGLNPEVAGRRFDASAPEGRVLQQTPAAGSETRPGRPVRLVVSLGVRRATVPDLVGSSASRADATLTAAQFALGDEANA
- a CDS encoding RsmB/NOP family class I SAM-dependent RNA methyltransferase: MPRSEDAAATRRAALDVLLEVDRGGFSDRLVQARGRLFDDPRDRGFVQAMAMAALRWRGALDAVLAPLVRRGLEHVQPEARAALRLGAAQALLLGVPAAAAVSETVEALKMGESPEAAPLVNAVLRRIAAARPPLDPLATVPAWLLERWRRTYGEDRARRLVEATLRPPRPFLVALDDRAALAERLAAAGVATAPAARHPRGLAVLGGAPQETEDFAAGSFVLLDEGAGLVALLAAPADERPVADVAAAPGGKAALLAPLARGGLAALELHGTRARLLGAALRRTARPGARTAAVRADALRPPLRDGAFGLALLDAPCTGTGTLRRRPEKRDRLVEADVAECAARQAAMLERTAALVGPGGALVYAVCSLEPEEGEERVRAFLAAHPEFAAEDPRGLLGAAGDGLVVGDPPLLRTRPDEEDTEGFVAARLVRRP
- the fmt gene encoding methionyl-tRNA formyltransferase; protein product: MKVLFFGTPAWAVPSLEALRAAGHEIVGVVSAPDAPVGRSRTPAAPPVKARALELGLGPILQPTSLRPAAAREELLARGADVFVVVAYGRILPGRLLDAPRFGAVNLHFSLLPRHRGASPVQTTLLRGDAEAGVSTMLMDRGLDEGPILLRRAAAIAPREKAAALGARLALVGAELLVETLDALADGTARPTPQDGALATLAPPLAKADGLLRWEWSAVEIERRTRAFDPWPPVVCRGPKGTLRLLDVEALAEAAPDGAAPGLVLRRAGEAADAVAGDGRLLRIHAVQPAGSKPMSAAAALAGRRLALGETLGDGEP